In Arthrobacter alpinus, a single window of DNA contains:
- a CDS encoding dihydrolipoamide acetyltransferase family protein, with amino-acid sequence MIAEFKLPDLGEGLTESEIVSWRVAVGDSVTLNQVIGEVETAKAVVELPSPFAGVVTAITHEPGTMVEVGEVIIAFDVPEQAVAPDADEPAAKRVPTLVGYGADPETSSAPVRRQRVFASVPSVGSAPVASTPADQGVSGRVQGDRPRSTPPVRKLARDLGIELAMLAGSGERGLITRQDVVSFAGTNALGEGKTEEGAPSNIPAGAQGAADREVRTPVKGVRKFMAQAMVASAFTAPHVTEFLTLDVTAGMDFLAKLRSQKEFAGVKVTPLTLVAKAVNLAIARHPALNSHWDEARQEIVTFNYVNLGIAAATPRGLVVPNIKDAHTLGLHGLAVALGGLADTARAGKTQPAELAGGTFSITNIGVFGIDAGTPILNPGEAGILAMGAVRTTPWEYQGAVALRQVMTLSLSFDHRLVDGEQGSRFLADVGAVMADPAMALVLG; translated from the coding sequence ATGATCGCTGAATTCAAGCTGCCCGACCTAGGCGAAGGCCTGACCGAATCGGAGATTGTCAGCTGGCGCGTGGCCGTGGGCGATTCCGTGACACTCAATCAAGTCATCGGTGAAGTCGAAACAGCCAAGGCCGTAGTAGAACTGCCCTCTCCCTTCGCAGGCGTAGTCACCGCCATCACTCACGAGCCGGGGACCATGGTGGAAGTCGGCGAAGTGATCATCGCCTTCGACGTACCTGAGCAGGCGGTTGCGCCTGACGCCGATGAGCCGGCGGCGAAGCGGGTTCCTACGCTTGTGGGGTATGGGGCGGATCCAGAAACGTCTTCTGCTCCAGTGCGGCGGCAGCGGGTGTTCGCATCGGTGCCCTCTGTTGGCTCGGCACCAGTTGCTTCCACTCCTGCTGACCAGGGCGTCTCTGGTCGGGTTCAGGGGGATAGGCCTCGGTCTACGCCTCCAGTACGGAAATTGGCCCGCGATCTTGGCATTGAGCTGGCAATGCTCGCCGGCTCGGGGGAGCGAGGGCTCATCACCCGTCAGGACGTCGTCTCATTTGCCGGAACCAACGCGCTTGGTGAAGGGAAAACTGAGGAGGGTGCGCCGTCGAACATTCCGGCAGGGGCGCAAGGTGCCGCGGATCGAGAAGTCCGCACGCCCGTCAAGGGAGTGCGCAAGTTCATGGCCCAAGCCATGGTGGCAAGTGCCTTCACGGCACCCCATGTCACAGAGTTCTTGACGCTCGATGTCACCGCGGGCATGGACTTTCTAGCGAAACTGCGCTCGCAGAAGGAATTTGCCGGGGTCAAGGTCACGCCGTTGACACTGGTGGCGAAAGCCGTGAATCTAGCGATCGCGCGGCATCCGGCCCTGAACTCGCACTGGGACGAGGCTCGGCAAGAGATCGTGACCTTTAACTACGTGAATCTGGGCATCGCCGCAGCAACCCCGCGAGGACTTGTGGTGCCCAATATTAAGGACGCTCACACGCTAGGACTCCATGGCCTGGCCGTGGCGCTCGGCGGACTCGCGGACACGGCGCGGGCCGGAAAAACACAGCCCGCCGAACTTGCTGGCGGGACCTTCTCCATCACCAACATCGGAGTGTTCGGAATTGATGCCGGAACGCCCATCCTTAATCCGGGCGAGGCCGGAATTCTTGCCATGGGAGCCGTGCGCACAACGCCATGGGAGTACCAGGGGGCAGTGGCTCTACGGCAGGTCATGACCCTGAGCCTGTCATTTGATCACCGATTGGTGGATGGCGAACAGGGATCACGCTTTCTGGCTGATGTAGGGGCCGTGATGGCGGATCCGGCCATGGCGTTGGTCCTGGGCTGA
- a CDS encoding alpha-ketoacid dehydrogenase subunit beta: MSKLSLTQAINAGLRRALEDDPKVVLLGEDIGTLGGVFRVTDGLMKDFGSHRVIDTPLAESAIIGTAVGLAYRGFRPVCEIQFDGFIYPGFDQIVSQVAKMHVRTHGKVRMPLTIRVPFGGGIGSPEHHSESPEAYFVHTSGLRVISPSNPQDAYTMLRQAISSDDPVLYFEPKRRYHTKGEVDLEAPLASAPHMGAARVVAAGTDVTLVTYGPLVKTALDAASAAATEGLSIEVIDLRSLSPIDYPPIMESVRRTGRLVISHEAGQTLGLGAEIAATITERCFNYLEAAPVRVTGFDIPYPPSKLEKHHLPDLDRMLDGVDRALGRTNSHSGLED, from the coding sequence ATGAGTAAGTTGAGTCTCACGCAGGCCATTAACGCCGGCCTGCGCAGGGCGTTGGAAGACGATCCCAAGGTTGTCCTGCTGGGTGAGGACATTGGAACGCTGGGAGGCGTCTTCCGCGTCACCGACGGGCTAATGAAGGATTTCGGCTCCCACCGGGTCATCGACACGCCCCTGGCGGAATCGGCCATTATCGGCACCGCCGTGGGGTTGGCCTACCGCGGCTTCCGGCCCGTGTGCGAGATTCAGTTTGACGGCTTCATTTACCCCGGCTTTGACCAGATAGTTTCCCAAGTCGCCAAGATGCACGTCCGCACACACGGCAAAGTTCGCATGCCGCTGACCATCCGGGTGCCCTTTGGCGGAGGAATCGGCTCTCCGGAACACCACTCGGAATCCCCCGAAGCGTACTTCGTACACACCTCGGGGCTGCGGGTCATCAGCCCCTCCAATCCTCAAGACGCCTATACGATGCTGCGCCAAGCCATCTCAAGCGATGACCCTGTTCTCTACTTTGAGCCCAAACGCCGCTACCACACCAAGGGTGAAGTAGACCTGGAAGCGCCACTCGCCTCGGCACCCCACATGGGCGCGGCCCGGGTAGTGGCGGCCGGAACCGACGTCACCCTCGTCACCTACGGGCCATTGGTGAAAACCGCGCTGGATGCCGCAAGTGCTGCGGCCACGGAAGGCCTATCCATCGAAGTCATCGACCTCCGATCCCTTTCTCCCATCGACTACCCGCCAATCATGGAATCAGTCCGGCGCACCGGCCGCCTCGTCATCAGCCACGAGGCAGGCCAAACCCTTGGACTCGGCGCCGAAATCGCCGCCACCATCACCGAACGCTGCTTCAACTACCTCGAAGCCGCCCCCGTCCGGGTCACCGGCTTCGACATCCCCTACCCACCATCGAAGCTGGAAAAGCACCACCTCCCCGACCTGGACAGAATGCTCGACGGTGTCGACCGCGCCCTGGGCCGCACCAACTCCCACTCTGGATTGGAAGACTAA
- the pdhA gene encoding pyruvate dehydrogenase (acetyl-transferring) E1 component subunit alpha, translated as MTHSRHEPTGHAAMTMHQLITADGDRVSDDLLDEFVSDIDDQTLRNLYEDMVVIRRIDFESTALQRQGQLALWPPMLGQEASQIGSARALETDDFIFPTYRENGVAYCRGVAMGDVLGLWRGTCNTGWDPYEFNMATPQIIIGSQTLHATGYAMGLVLEGKESLSIAYLGDGATSQGDVHESMVFAASFQAPVIFFCQNNHWAISEPVGLQSHVPIAGRAPGYGIPSIQVDGNDVLAVLAATRWAAHRARTSGGPSFIEAVTYRMGAHTTADDPTRYRGVTELEEWGAKDPMARMRTFLTNTGKLDAVAESAIAAKADAVAAELRDACINLPDPDPMSVFENVYVEDHPVLDRQREHYRQYLASFERPESTTSHEAPAMPQGRAS; from the coding sequence ATGACTCATTCGCGCCACGAGCCCACAGGTCACGCCGCAATGACAATGCACCAACTCATCACCGCAGATGGTGATCGTGTAAGCGACGATCTGCTGGACGAATTCGTCAGTGACATCGACGATCAAACGCTTCGAAATTTGTACGAAGACATGGTGGTTATCCGCCGGATCGATTTTGAGTCCACGGCGCTGCAGCGTCAAGGGCAGCTAGCGTTGTGGCCACCCATGCTGGGCCAGGAAGCATCGCAAATTGGTTCGGCACGGGCGCTGGAAACCGACGATTTCATTTTCCCCACTTACCGCGAGAACGGTGTGGCCTATTGCCGCGGCGTCGCGATGGGCGACGTGCTTGGACTCTGGCGCGGGACCTGCAACACCGGCTGGGATCCGTATGAATTCAACATGGCCACGCCCCAGATCATCATCGGCTCGCAAACCCTGCACGCCACCGGATATGCCATGGGTCTGGTTCTGGAAGGCAAGGAATCACTGTCCATTGCGTATCTGGGCGATGGTGCCACCAGCCAGGGTGACGTCCACGAATCCATGGTCTTCGCGGCCAGCTTCCAGGCACCAGTGATCTTCTTCTGCCAAAACAACCACTGGGCCATCTCCGAACCCGTTGGCCTGCAATCGCATGTCCCGATCGCCGGACGCGCCCCCGGATACGGCATTCCGAGCATTCAGGTAGACGGCAACGACGTCCTGGCTGTCCTCGCCGCAACCCGCTGGGCAGCCCACCGCGCCCGCACCAGTGGTGGCCCCAGCTTCATTGAAGCCGTCACCTACAGGATGGGTGCACACACCACTGCCGATGACCCCACGCGCTACCGCGGCGTCACCGAGTTGGAGGAGTGGGGTGCCAAGGACCCGATGGCCCGCATGCGAACCTTCCTCACTAACACCGGAAAGCTCGACGCCGTTGCCGAGTCCGCGATCGCAGCGAAGGCTGACGCTGTGGCCGCCGAGCTGCGAGACGCGTGTATCAATCTCCCGGATCCCGATCCAATGAGCGTTTTTGAAAACGTATACGTAGAGGACCACCCCGTCCTTGATCGGCAGCGTGAACACTACCGCCAATACCTGGCGTCATTCGAACGCCCAGAATCCACCACTTCACACGAAGCCCCCGCGATGCCACAAGGACGTGCGTCATGA
- a CDS encoding Lrp/AsnC family transcriptional regulator, giving the protein MPTLDGTDARILLALVQDPRQTVVAMAERLGLSRNTVQARMAALEKRDVFLNFDHRVSTAAMGYPLTAFISVHVQQQKLPQLGAALAAIPEVVEAHGLSGRADLLVRVVSKGAEDLFRINGKILACDGVERTETSLAMNEVVPFRLTPLLERELDK; this is encoded by the coding sequence ATGCCTACTTTGGACGGTACCGACGCCCGCATCCTCCTAGCCCTGGTCCAGGACCCGCGGCAAACAGTTGTGGCCATGGCCGAAAGGCTGGGCTTATCCCGCAACACTGTCCAAGCCCGGATGGCTGCACTGGAGAAGCGTGATGTGTTTTTGAATTTCGATCACAGGGTCAGCACGGCAGCCATGGGCTACCCCTTGACCGCCTTCATCTCCGTGCATGTGCAGCAACAAAAACTTCCCCAGCTTGGCGCTGCACTGGCTGCCATCCCGGAGGTTGTTGAGGCCCACGGCCTGAGCGGCCGGGCCGACCTCTTGGTGCGTGTGGTGTCCAAAGGCGCGGAAGATCTCTTTCGCATCAACGGCAAGATCCTTGCCTGCGACGGTGTGGAGCGCACGGAGACATCGTTGGCGATGAATGAAGTCGTTCCATTCCGCCTCACTCCCCTCCTTGAACGGGAATTGGATAAATAA
- a CDS encoding DUF4383 domain-containing protein has product MRTSPNRLLATVFGAVYLLVGIVGFFVTSGIGFFATEGRNLIVFEVNPLHNIIHLAIGAALLIAGLSSVAAAKTMNSTVGSVYLLVGIVGLFLPGTSLNIIALNGADNVLHLGSALVLLAVGLSQDRAAAARTI; this is encoded by the coding sequence ATGCGCACTTCACCGAATAGATTGCTTGCCACCGTTTTCGGCGCTGTTTACCTTTTGGTTGGCATCGTTGGATTCTTCGTCACCAGCGGAATCGGCTTCTTCGCGACCGAGGGCCGGAACTTGATCGTCTTTGAGGTCAACCCTCTGCACAACATCATTCACCTTGCCATCGGCGCAGCACTTTTGATCGCCGGTTTATCCTCGGTGGCGGCCGCTAAGACCATGAACTCCACTGTTGGTTCCGTCTACCTCTTGGTGGGAATTGTGGGCCTGTTCCTGCCAGGGACCTCACTGAACATCATCGCTCTCAATGGCGCTGACAACGTACTGCACCTGGGCAGCGCACTGGTCCTGCTGGCCGTGGGCCTGTCTCAGGACCGCGCAGCCGCCGCTCGAACCATCTGA
- a CDS encoding solute symporter family protein: MSLSATLSNVAPLAASLGEQTKEHSWINILIFVGFVAITMVVVFRASRNNNTAADYYAAGRSFSGGQNGTAIAGDYLSAASFLGITGAIAVNGYDGFLYSIGFLVAWLVALLLVAELLRNTGKFTMADVLSFRLKQRPVRIAAATTTLVVCFFYLLAQMAGAGGLVSLLLGLDSSNKAGQNVVIAVVGVLMIVYVLIGGMKGTTWVQIIKAFLLIIGAAIMTIIVLAMHGFNLSTLMDAAVQTSVAEGGVGEALLNPGAQYGKAPLDFISLALALVLGTAALPHVLMRFYTVPTAKEARKSVVWAIWLIGAFYLFTLVLGYGAGALIGKEAILDAPGGVNAAAPLLAFVIGGPVLLGFISAVAFATILAVVAGLTITAAASFAHDIYSNVIAKGDPKPEMEVKVARRTVVVIGLVAIGGGILANGQNIAFLVALAFAVAASANLPTIVYSLFWKKFTTQGALWSMYGGLASAILLIAFSPVVSGNTKAMIPGADFSWFPLANPGIVSIPLAFFLGWLGTVLDKNTENAVIQAEMEVRSLTGIGAEKAADH; this comes from the coding sequence ATGAGCCTGTCCGCCACACTCAGCAACGTCGCACCGCTGGCTGCATCTCTTGGTGAGCAGACCAAGGAACACTCATGGATCAATATCTTGATCTTTGTTGGCTTCGTGGCCATCACGATGGTTGTCGTATTCCGCGCCAGCCGCAATAACAACACCGCGGCTGATTATTACGCAGCGGGCCGATCGTTCTCGGGCGGCCAAAACGGAACTGCCATTGCCGGTGACTACCTGTCGGCGGCTTCCTTCTTGGGCATTACCGGAGCAATCGCCGTCAATGGCTACGACGGCTTCCTCTACTCCATTGGCTTCCTTGTTGCATGGCTTGTGGCGCTCTTGCTCGTCGCTGAACTGCTGCGCAACACGGGCAAGTTCACCATGGCGGATGTGCTCTCCTTCCGTCTGAAGCAGCGCCCCGTGCGCATTGCCGCTGCCACCACAACATTGGTTGTCTGTTTCTTCTACCTTCTGGCCCAGATGGCGGGCGCCGGCGGCTTGGTGTCATTGTTGCTGGGTCTGGACAGCTCCAATAAGGCGGGACAAAACGTTGTCATTGCCGTGGTTGGTGTCCTCATGATCGTGTACGTACTGATCGGTGGCATGAAGGGCACCACATGGGTACAGATCATCAAAGCCTTCCTGTTGATCATTGGCGCCGCAATTATGACCATCATTGTGCTCGCCATGCATGGCTTCAACCTCTCAACACTCATGGATGCAGCCGTGCAGACCTCCGTTGCCGAGGGTGGAGTTGGCGAAGCCCTGCTCAACCCGGGAGCGCAGTACGGCAAGGCACCGCTTGACTTCATCTCCCTCGCCCTGGCTTTGGTTCTGGGCACCGCGGCACTGCCCCACGTCCTGATGCGCTTCTACACTGTCCCCACCGCCAAGGAAGCCCGGAAATCAGTAGTGTGGGCCATCTGGCTCATCGGTGCCTTCTACCTATTCACCTTGGTGTTGGGTTACGGCGCGGGTGCGTTGATCGGCAAGGAAGCAATTCTCGACGCTCCTGGTGGAGTCAACGCCGCAGCACCGCTGCTGGCGTTTGTGATTGGCGGGCCCGTTCTGCTCGGCTTCATTTCAGCCGTTGCATTCGCCACGATTCTGGCTGTGGTGGCTGGCCTCACCATCACTGCAGCTGCCTCGTTTGCCCACGACATTTACTCCAATGTCATCGCCAAGGGTGACCCCAAACCTGAAATGGAAGTCAAAGTTGCTCGCCGCACAGTGGTTGTGATCGGTCTCGTCGCCATTGGCGGCGGCATCCTGGCCAATGGCCAGAACATCGCGTTCCTCGTAGCTCTCGCATTCGCGGTGGCCGCATCGGCAAACCTGCCCACCATTGTCTACTCGCTGTTCTGGAAAAAGTTCACTACACAAGGGGCACTCTGGAGCATGTACGGCGGACTGGCCTCGGCTATCCTCCTCATCGCCTTCTCCCCGGTAGTGTCCGGCAATACAAAGGCCATGATTCCTGGCGCGGACTTCTCCTGGTTCCCGCTGGCCAACCCAGGCATTGTCTCCATCCCGCTGGCGTTCTTCCTCGGCTGGTTGGGAACAGTGCTGGATAAGAACACGGAAAACGCCGTCATCCAAGCAGAGATGGAAGTCCGCTCTCTTACCGGCATCGGTGCAGAAAAGGCGGCGGACCACTAG
- a CDS encoding DUF485 domain-containing protein, producing the protein MGNSAHASTPGPVDFVAEQRSPEFQELRKSHRSFVFPVAAGFLIWYFAYVLLAAYAHDFMSIKVWGSINVGLLLGLLQFVTTFGITTWYVTYANRRLDPQAAVIRQRLEKQIEEADMNKEEV; encoded by the coding sequence ATGGGTAACTCAGCCCACGCAAGCACGCCAGGTCCGGTGGATTTTGTCGCAGAACAAAGGTCCCCGGAGTTTCAAGAGCTTCGCAAGTCTCACAGAAGTTTCGTTTTCCCCGTAGCCGCCGGATTCCTCATCTGGTACTTCGCCTATGTCTTGTTGGCGGCCTATGCGCACGACTTCATGTCCATCAAGGTGTGGGGGAGCATCAACGTTGGTTTGCTCTTGGGTCTGCTGCAGTTCGTCACCACCTTCGGCATCACCACTTGGTATGTCACGTACGCTAATCGCCGGCTCGATCCCCAGGCCGCCGTGATCCGCCAACGCTTGGAAAAACAGATCGAAGAAGCCGATATGAACAAGGAAGAGGTTTAG
- a CDS encoding sensor histidine kinase, which yields MPTEVLSDSTLLLITTIAAVVAAIAIVAAVGFRLSRSHRELGTEAEHATFAALHSAAVAGEQLRNGLEPAGALKASRQLRTLLNCAAFAMTDNARLLAWDGSGAAAKQPESPVVMELVAKALSNGRTQVASLDGPLREALGLPPHDGDLKAAVISPLKVDSRPVGAVIILSKTPTAGLVRATNEVATWVSAQLEIAELSSSRTLLAEAEVRALRAQISPHFIYNSLNAIASFINTDPQRARDLVVEFADFTRYSFRRHGDFTTLAEELRCIDRYLLLENARFGDRLQVSLQIAPEVLSTVIPFLSLQPLVENAVRHGLEAKVGSGTVQICARDLGAYTEVTIEDDGVGMDPEQLRLVLAGQQDGHHVGLRNVDARLRQVYGEDHGLTIDTGLGHGMLITMTVPKNQPGHDA from the coding sequence ATGCCCACTGAAGTGCTCAGCGATTCGACCCTCCTGCTCATAACGACCATCGCAGCGGTGGTTGCAGCGATAGCCATTGTGGCCGCAGTTGGCTTCCGACTGTCCCGCTCACACCGTGAGCTCGGCACGGAAGCCGAACATGCCACATTTGCGGCACTGCATTCGGCTGCGGTGGCCGGAGAACAACTACGCAATGGCCTGGAACCGGCTGGTGCGTTGAAGGCGAGCCGCCAATTGCGCACATTGCTCAACTGCGCTGCTTTTGCCATGACAGACAACGCTCGTCTGCTGGCATGGGACGGATCCGGCGCCGCTGCAAAACAACCGGAGTCCCCCGTCGTCATGGAACTGGTGGCCAAGGCGCTCAGCAACGGTCGCACGCAGGTGGCCTCCCTGGATGGGCCGCTGCGCGAGGCGCTGGGACTACCCCCGCACGACGGCGACCTCAAGGCCGCGGTCATCAGTCCACTGAAGGTCGATTCCCGGCCGGTAGGCGCCGTCATCATTCTTTCAAAAACCCCTACGGCCGGGCTGGTGCGGGCCACCAACGAGGTGGCCACGTGGGTTTCGGCACAACTCGAGATCGCCGAGCTGAGCTCCTCGCGGACCCTGTTGGCTGAGGCCGAGGTCCGTGCTCTTCGCGCCCAGATCAGCCCGCACTTTATTTACAACTCACTAAACGCCATCGCATCATTCATCAACACCGATCCACAGCGCGCCCGGGACCTTGTGGTGGAATTCGCAGATTTCACTCGCTACTCCTTCCGCCGTCATGGAGACTTCACTACTTTGGCCGAGGAATTGCGGTGCATCGACCGATACCTCCTGCTGGAAAATGCCCGTTTTGGTGATCGTTTGCAGGTCAGTTTGCAGATCGCCCCTGAGGTCCTCAGTACCGTAATTCCGTTCCTGAGCCTGCAGCCGCTGGTGGAAAACGCCGTTCGCCACGGGCTTGAAGCCAAAGTCGGATCGGGGACGGTGCAGATCTGCGCGCGAGACCTGGGCGCGTACACGGAAGTCACAATAGAGGACGACGGCGTTGGCATGGACCCTGAACAGCTGCGGCTGGTACTTGCCGGCCAACAAGACGGGCATCATGTAGGTCTGCGCAACGTCGATGCCCGTCTCCGCCAGGTTTATGGCGAGGACCACGGGCTCACGATCGATACAGGATTAGGGCATGGCATGCTCATCACCATGACGGTGCCGAAGAACCAACCCGGGCACGACGCCTAG
- a CDS encoding LytR/AlgR family response regulator transcription factor yields MINVLVADDELPAVEELAFLLGRDPRIGRIHRAQNSAQALDLLEKHEVHAVFLDIHMPGLSGLELAEVIGRRSNPPLVIFVTADDDRALEAFELAAVDYLLKPLRTDRLTRTVDRVVELVSHPAAAEEVEMITVDQGGVSRIIRLDEVKFVQAQGDYARLHTAEASYLIRIPLADLEQRWSESGFIRIHRSYLVCLGFVTAMKLSAAKPTVSVGSAVLPVSRRHISVLREHLQATRVRPLA; encoded by the coding sequence ATGATTAACGTCCTTGTCGCTGACGACGAGCTACCGGCGGTTGAGGAGCTGGCTTTCTTACTGGGCCGCGACCCCCGCATAGGGCGAATTCATCGCGCCCAGAACAGTGCCCAAGCTCTTGACCTGCTGGAAAAGCACGAGGTGCATGCGGTTTTCCTTGACATCCACATGCCCGGACTGTCCGGGCTGGAGCTGGCAGAAGTGATTGGCCGGCGCAGCAACCCGCCACTTGTCATCTTCGTAACGGCCGACGACGATCGCGCGCTGGAAGCCTTCGAGCTCGCGGCTGTGGACTACCTGCTCAAACCCTTGCGCACTGATCGCCTAACGCGCACAGTGGACAGGGTGGTTGAGCTTGTCTCCCACCCAGCGGCCGCCGAAGAAGTTGAGATGATCACCGTAGACCAGGGCGGTGTCAGCCGCATTATTCGCTTGGACGAGGTGAAATTTGTGCAGGCTCAGGGCGACTACGCCCGTCTCCACACAGCCGAGGCCAGCTACTTGATCCGGATCCCACTTGCAGATCTTGAACAGCGGTGGAGCGAATCCGGATTCATCAGGATCCACCGCTCTTACCTGGTCTGCTTGGGTTTTGTGACGGCCATGAAACTCAGTGCTGCCAAACCCACAGTTTCAGTGGGTAGCGCGGTATTACCCGTCAGCCGCCGCCACATATCCGTACTGCGGGAACATCTGCAAGCAACGCGTGTTCGGCCGCTAGCATGA
- a CDS encoding cation acetate symporter, which produces MNPVIGYSAFILVSLATTIIGFYGLRISRTTSDFYVASRTVKPWWNASAIGGEYLSAASFLGIAGLIVMSGIDALWFPIGYTAGYLMLLFFVAAPLRRSGAYTIPDFAQARLESTTARYVTSILVVAVGWFYIVPQLHGAALTIRTTTGLPSWVGAGAVVVIVCLTVVTGGMRSITFVQAFQFWLKLTALAVPAVFMLLMVTGSSGPAPALPGGVELFPPAEPLTGGATYSTLSLMVALLFGTLGLPHVLVRFYTNPDGAAARRTTLIVLGLLSVFYLFPTIYGVLGRAFLPELAINGYPDATVLLLPGRLIGGLGGDMLSALVVAGAFAAFLSTTSGLVVSLAGVISQDIMGGSVRGFRIAAVFAAVVPFGVAMMTDSLALAGSVGLVFAFTASTICPLLLLGIWWRGLTDAGAVAGMLTGGVLCGTAILAGARVGLESPWRDVLTQPAAWTVPAAFLVTILVSKATAHRRSSSVARFMTKLHVPERPLAVENPRNQ; this is translated from the coding sequence ATGAATCCGGTCATCGGCTATTCGGCCTTCATTCTTGTTTCTCTGGCCACCACCATCATTGGCTTTTACGGGCTCCGGATCTCCCGCACCACGAGCGATTTTTACGTAGCCTCACGCACCGTCAAGCCGTGGTGGAACGCCTCGGCCATTGGCGGTGAATACCTCTCAGCAGCCAGTTTTCTGGGCATCGCCGGACTCATAGTCATGTCAGGGATCGATGCGCTGTGGTTTCCCATTGGCTACACAGCCGGGTACTTGATGCTGCTGTTCTTTGTAGCCGCTCCATTGCGCCGATCCGGCGCCTACACCATCCCGGATTTCGCCCAAGCCCGGCTTGAATCAACCACTGCCCGTTATGTGACCAGCATTCTGGTAGTTGCTGTGGGATGGTTCTATATTGTGCCGCAATTGCACGGTGCCGCACTCACCATTCGTACCACCACAGGGTTGCCATCCTGGGTGGGAGCCGGCGCCGTCGTGGTTATTGTGTGCTTGACAGTGGTGACGGGCGGAATGCGGTCCATTACCTTTGTTCAGGCATTTCAGTTTTGGCTAAAACTCACGGCGCTGGCAGTACCTGCCGTGTTCATGTTGCTCATGGTCACCGGCAGTTCAGGACCTGCCCCTGCACTACCCGGCGGGGTCGAGCTATTTCCTCCGGCAGAGCCGCTCACGGGCGGCGCCACGTACAGCACACTCTCACTCATGGTCGCACTCCTTTTCGGGACGCTGGGGCTCCCCCACGTGTTGGTGCGTTTTTATACAAACCCCGACGGCGCGGCAGCTCGCCGGACGACCCTGATCGTTTTGGGGTTGTTGTCGGTGTTTTACTTGTTCCCCACCATCTACGGCGTTCTTGGCCGGGCGTTTCTGCCGGAGCTGGCGATCAACGGTTACCCGGATGCCACGGTCCTGCTGCTGCCTGGGCGGCTCATTGGTGGCCTGGGTGGCGACATGCTCTCCGCGTTGGTGGTGGCCGGAGCCTTCGCGGCGTTCCTCTCCACAACCTCGGGCCTCGTTGTCTCGCTGGCCGGAGTGATCAGCCAGGACATCATGGGCGGCAGCGTGCGCGGATTTAGGATCGCGGCAGTTTTCGCCGCCGTCGTTCCTTTTGGCGTTGCCATGATGACGGACTCGTTGGCGCTGGCCGGTAGCGTGGGACTGGTTTTTGCCTTCACCGCATCCACGATCTGCCCTCTGCTGCTGCTGGGCATTTGGTGGCGCGGATTGACCGATGCTGGCGCTGTTGCGGGAATGCTGACCGGCGGTGTCCTCTGCGGAACGGCTATTCTTGCCGGGGCCCGTGTGGGGCTGGAGTCACCTTGGCGTGACGTCTTGACTCAGCCCGCCGCGTGGACCGTTCCTGCGGCATTTCTGGTCACCATTCTCGTCTCGAAGGCTACGGCTCACCGCCGCAGCAGCTCAGTGGCGCGTTTCATGACCAAGCTGCACGTTCCGGAACGGCCACTGGCTGTAGAGAACCCCCGGAACCAGTAA
- a CDS encoding DivIVA domain-containing protein, protein MTVDETPRTNSKFKLVGPKEVGYNVKQVDVFLERARAYFLNTDTSGKAITSLDVRTASFDPARGGYNAQAVDAAMDRIEDEFVLREKELLIAGEGEKAWMMKIGKTASVLRARLHRPDGERFRRPSRKGAQSYNIKDVDVLCRELLVYIEDNGELSVDVVRRAVFAPEKGADGYEESQVDAFLDRVVELMASIDPLPAK, encoded by the coding sequence GTGACAGTGGATGAGACCCCCCGGACCAACTCCAAGTTTAAGTTGGTTGGTCCCAAGGAAGTTGGTTACAACGTCAAGCAGGTGGATGTGTTCCTGGAGCGCGCCCGGGCGTACTTCCTGAACACCGATACCAGTGGCAAGGCAATCACGAGCCTCGACGTTCGCACGGCCTCGTTCGACCCGGCCAGGGGTGGCTACAACGCTCAGGCTGTGGACGCTGCCATGGACCGGATCGAAGATGAGTTTGTTCTTCGCGAGAAGGAATTGCTCATTGCCGGAGAAGGCGAAAAGGCCTGGATGATGAAGATCGGCAAGACAGCTTCCGTGCTGCGCGCCCGCCTTCACCGTCCCGACGGCGAACGCTTCCGCCGCCCCAGCAGGAAGGGCGCGCAGAGCTACAACATCAAGGATGTTGACGTGCTCTGCCGTGAGCTCTTGGTCTATATCGAGGACAACGGCGAGCTCAGCGTTGATGTTGTGCGCCGTGCCGTCTTTGCCCCTGAAAAGGGTGCAGACGGATATGAAGAAAGCCAGGTTGACGCGTTCCTTGACAGGGTTGTGGAGCTGATGGCATCCATCGATCCGCTGCCCGCCAAGTAG